One genomic region from Uloborus diversus isolate 005 chromosome 2, Udiv.v.3.1, whole genome shotgun sequence encodes:
- the LOC129217361 gene encoding uncharacterized protein LOC129217361: protein MELPNQNAPLLFTQMLQMFPNIPHEIILLYSLQYSNDVEKCIQMLKMQNGKYMNAGENDLIVNFPADQQLSDLNIEPNQLTDSFGDETSFDKSYQLSNSPQLNALNNNVGTKSVMQSSMNNIVPTLEHNSNENISDDSSLYKELKPSVESPSVHPECSLPIPDNENSVQNPQRIFQNGVLNIPPYYLEASPALHINVEGDEESNHSWRPNMTFDGLYSDFFLSSPNSDHTNNSDVMKHSSKSPTSSGLDQMSLSSFPVRNFSIPFIPSSNNFPYRDQSTVSHDVLNILNFQRIQLNIMRYEILKSRTELDNLKEEVENCLGS, encoded by the exons ATGGAGTTGCCCAACCAAAATGCTCCTTTGCTGTTTACTCAGATGCTTCAAATGTTCCCGAATATTCcacatgaaattattttattatatagttTACAG tatTCAAATGATGTAGAAAAATGCATTCAAATGTTGAAAATGCAGAATGGAAAATATATGAATGCTGGAGAAAATGATCTTATTGTAAATTTTCCTGCTGATCAACAACTGAGTGATTTAAATATTGAACCCAATCAACTTACAGATTCCTTTGGTGATGAAACCAGTTTTGATAAATCTTATCAGCTTTCTAATAGTCCACAACTAAATGCTTTAAACAACAATGTGGGTACTAAATCTGTTATGCAAAGTTCAATGAACAATATTGTTCCTACCTTGGAACATAATTCAAATGAGAACATTAGTGACGATTCTTCCCTATATAAAGAACTAAAACCAAGCGTCGAATCTCCAAGTGTTCACCCTGAATGTTCATTGCCAATTCCagataatgaaaattctgttcaAAATCCTCAAAGGATATTTCAAAATGGAGTGTTAAATATTCCACCTTATTATTTAGAAGCATCACCAGCACTTCACATAAATGTTGAAGGTGATGAAGAAAGCAATCACAGTTGGAGGCCAAATATGACTTTTGATGGTTTATACTCTGATTTTTTCTTGTCTTCACCTAACTCTGACCATACAAACAATTCTGACGTGATGAAACACTCATCAAAATCTCCCACAAGTTCTGGACTGGATCAAATGTCTTTGTCCTCATTTCCCGTGAGAAACTTTTCAATTCCATTCATTCCATCATCAAATAATTTTCCATACAGAGATCAAAGTACTGTCTCACATGACGTTTTGA ATATCTTAAACTTCCAAAGAATTCAACTTAACATTATGAGATATGAAATACTGAAATCTAGAACAGAGTTAGATAATTTAAAGGAggaagttgaaaattgtcttgggagttga